A genomic region of Phenylobacterium parvum contains the following coding sequences:
- a CDS encoding PdaC/SigV domain-containing protein: protein MPGRILLAAVAVLLVAASPAPKAGGVSVKTADYDFAYRWPAEVEAIPALRARMAAEQSELRRSLASDAGEARRAAAADPDLRFVPFQYAAEWKVVTNLPGWLSLSQAVSTYEGGAHPNSGFDSRVWDRTAGVARMPLDLFVSAQALDAAIRGPFCEALDRERAVRRGEPVDRASGDDFDACIAPSEQTLILGSSNRKTFNRIGLLVGPYAAGPYAEGAYDITLPVTPAVLQAVKPEFRAAFGP, encoded by the coding sequence ATGCCAGGCCGGATCCTTCTCGCCGCCGTCGCCGTGCTGCTGGTCGCCGCCAGCCCTGCGCCCAAGGCGGGCGGGGTTTCGGTGAAGACCGCGGACTATGACTTCGCCTACCGCTGGCCGGCGGAGGTGGAGGCCATCCCGGCCCTTCGCGCCAGGATGGCGGCGGAACAGTCCGAGCTGCGCCGCAGCCTGGCCAGCGACGCCGGCGAGGCCCGCCGGGCGGCTGCGGCCGATCCGGACCTGCGCTTTGTTCCCTTCCAGTACGCGGCGGAGTGGAAGGTGGTGACCAACCTGCCGGGCTGGCTCAGCCTGTCCCAGGCGGTCAGCACCTACGAGGGCGGGGCGCATCCGAATTCGGGCTTCGACTCCCGGGTCTGGGACCGCACCGCCGGGGTGGCGCGCATGCCCCTGGACCTCTTCGTCTCAGCCCAGGCCCTGGACGCGGCGATCCGCGGGCCTTTCTGTGAGGCCCTCGACCGCGAGAGGGCGGTGCGCCGGGGCGAGCCCGTGGACCGGGCCAGCGGGGACGACTTCGACGCCTGTATCGCCCCATCGGAGCAGACCCTGATCCTGGGCTCCTCGAACCGGAAGACCTTCAACCGGATCGGCCTGCTGGTCGGGCCCTATGCGGCCGGGCCCTACGCCGAGGGCGCCTACGACATCACCCTCCCGGTCACCCCCGCGGTGTTGCAGGCGGTGAAGCCGGAGTTCCGGGCGGCCTTCGGGCCCTAG
- the scpA gene encoding methylmalonyl-CoA mutase: protein MSRAFPDFAALDYAPPADAAPASGAAWTTPEGIDVAPAYGPADVAGLADPGFPGLAPFTRGPYPTMYLTNPWTIRQYAGFSTAEDSNAFYRRNLAAGQMGLSIAFDLATHRGYDSDHPRVKGDVGMAGVAIDSILDMRTLFDGIPLDKMSVSMTMNGAVLPILALYIVAAEEQGVAHAQLSGTIQNDILKEFLVRNTYIYPPGPSMRIISDIFSYTSREMPKFNSISISGYHIQEAGATLDLELAYTLADGIDYVRAGVAAGMTVDQFAPRLSFFWNAGMNAFMEIAKQRAGRLLWAKLMKEKFDPKDARSLALRAHTQTSGWSLAASDVYNNVPRTLIEAMAATGGQTQSLHTNSLDEALALPTDFSARIARNTQLFLQLESGQNRVIDPWGGAYYVERLTAELAARALEHIAEVEALGGMARAIEDGLPKRRIEEASARTQAMIDSGRQSVVGVNRYRPETADVIPVLKVDNTAVRERQLEKLARLKAERDPAAVEAALNALTEGARGGANLLELSVEAARAKATVGEISLALEKVFGRHKAKADAVQGVYLKAAGETPAAVRARALTAGFAEADGRKPRILVAKMGQDGHDRGQKVIASGFTDLGFDVDIGDLFQTPAEAAELAVQNGVHVVGASSLAAGHLTLVPELKAELARLGRPDILVVVGGVIPPEDFDALREAGVAAIFTPGTVVPEAAIEVMDRLNEALGYAQLKG from the coding sequence ATGAGCCGCGCCTTCCCCGACTTCGCCGCCCTGGACTACGCCCCACCGGCCGACGCCGCCCCGGCCTCCGGCGCCGCCTGGACCACGCCGGAGGGCATTGACGTGGCGCCAGCCTACGGCCCCGCCGACGTCGCCGGCCTGGCCGATCCCGGCTTCCCGGGCCTCGCCCCCTTCACCCGGGGCCCCTACCCGACCATGTACCTCACCAACCCGTGGACCATCCGCCAGTATGCGGGCTTCTCCACGGCCGAGGATTCCAACGCCTTCTACCGCCGCAACCTGGCGGCCGGTCAGATGGGCCTGTCCATCGCCTTCGACCTGGCCACCCACCGGGGCTACGATTCCGACCACCCGCGGGTGAAGGGCGACGTCGGCATGGCCGGCGTGGCCATCGACTCCATCCTCGACATGCGCACCCTCTTTGACGGCATTCCGCTGGACAAGATGAGCGTGTCCATGACGATGAACGGGGCGGTCCTGCCGATCCTGGCCCTCTACATCGTCGCCGCCGAAGAACAGGGCGTCGCCCACGCCCAGCTTTCGGGCACCATCCAGAACGACATTCTCAAGGAGTTCCTGGTCCGGAACACCTACATCTATCCGCCCGGACCCTCGATGCGGATCATTTCCGACATCTTTTCATACACTTCGCGCGAGATGCCGAAGTTCAATTCCATCTCGATCTCGGGCTATCACATCCAGGAGGCCGGGGCGACGCTGGACCTGGAGCTGGCCTACACCCTGGCCGACGGCATCGACTATGTCCGCGCCGGCGTGGCCGCGGGCATGACGGTGGACCAGTTCGCGCCCCGCCTGTCCTTCTTCTGGAACGCGGGCATGAACGCCTTCATGGAGATCGCCAAGCAGCGGGCCGGCCGCCTGCTCTGGGCCAAGCTCATGAAGGAGAAGTTCGATCCGAAGGACGCCCGGTCCCTGGCCCTGCGCGCCCACACACAGACCTCGGGCTGGAGCCTGGCGGCCTCCGACGTCTACAACAACGTGCCGCGCACCCTGATCGAGGCCATGGCGGCGACCGGGGGCCAGACCCAGAGCCTGCACACCAACTCGCTGGACGAGGCCCTGGCCCTGCCCACCGACTTCTCGGCCCGCATCGCCCGCAACACCCAGCTCTTCCTGCAGCTGGAAAGCGGCCAGAACCGGGTCATCGACCCCTGGGGCGGCGCCTACTATGTCGAGCGCCTCACCGCCGAGCTGGCGGCCCGCGCCCTTGAGCACATCGCCGAGGTCGAGGCCCTGGGCGGCATGGCCCGGGCCATCGAGGACGGCCTGCCCAAGCGGCGGATCGAGGAGGCCTCGGCCCGCACCCAGGCCATGATCGACTCCGGCCGCCAGAGCGTGGTCGGCGTCAACCGCTACCGGCCCGAGACCGCCGACGTCATCCCCGTGCTCAAGGTCGACAACACCGCCGTGCGCGAGCGCCAGCTGGAGAAGCTGGCCCGGCTGAAGGCCGAGCGCGACCCCGCCGCCGTCGAGGCCGCCCTCAACGCCCTGACCGAGGGCGCGAGGGGCGGCGCCAACCTCCTGGAGCTGTCCGTCGAGGCGGCCCGGGCCAAGGCCACGGTGGGCGAGATCTCCCTGGCCCTGGAAAAGGTCTTCGGCCGCCACAAGGCGAAGGCCGACGCCGTCCAGGGGGTCTACCTCAAGGCCGCGGGCGAGACCCCGGCCGCCGTCCGCGCCCGCGCGCTCACCGCCGGCTTCGCCGAGGCGGACGGCCGCAAGCCCCGCATCCTGGTCGCCAAGATGGGCCAGGACGGCCACGACCGGGGCCAGAAGGTGATCGCCTCGGGCTTCACCGACCTGGGCTTCGACGTCGACATCGGCGACCTCTTCCAGACCCCGGCCGAGGCCGCGGAGCTGGCCGTGCAGAACGGCGTCCACGTCGTCGGCGCCAGCTCCCTGGCCGCCGGCCACCTGACCCTGGTGCCCGAGCTCAAGGCCGAGCTGGCCCGCCTGGGCCGCCCGGACATCCTGGTGGTGGTGGGCGGCGTCATTCCTCCCGAGGACTTCGACGCCCTGCGCGAAGCCGGCGTCGCCGCCATCTTCACCCCCGGCACGGTGGTGCCGGAAGCGGCCATTGAGGTCATGGACCGACTGAACGAGGCCCTCGGCTACGCCCAGCTAAAGGGCTGA